In Phocoena phocoena chromosome 19, mPhoPho1.1, whole genome shotgun sequence, a genomic segment contains:
- the SMIM36 gene encoding small integral membrane protein 36 translates to MEFYLEIDPVTLNLIILVASYVILLLVFLISCVLYDCRGKDPSKEYAPEATLDAQSSIHLVVMQQSAPRAHWARGPGLHFGNRAPLGKKSTMV, encoded by the coding sequence ATGGAATTTTACCTGGAGATTGACCCTGTCACCTTGAACCTGATCATCCTAGTTGCGAGCTATGTCATCTTGCTCCTGGTTTTCCTCATCTCCTGCGTGCTGTATGACTGCCGAGGCAAGGATCCCAGTAAGGAGTATGCTCCTGAGGCCACCCTGGACGCTCAGTCCTCCATCCACCTGGTGGTAATGCAGCAAAGTGCTCCGCGGGCCCACTGGGCAAGGGGCCCTGGCCTTCATTTTGGGAATCGTGCTCCACTAGGGAAGAAAAGCACAATGGTGTGA